The Bradyrhizobium sp. B097 genome contains the following window.
CGTACGCCGTCGCTCACCTCGAAGGTCAGCTTGGCCTGCGGATCGAAGCCGACGGCCTCGTCGACCTTGCGGATGATCGCAAGAAACTTCCCGGCCGGCATGTGGCCCCGGTTTTCCTCCTCGATGTCCCAGAGCTGAATGAAGGTCTCGCTCCAGCTCTCGGGGTTCGCGCCGCAATCGAGCCCTCTGAATGAGCCGGTCTTGACCTCGGTGACGTGGTAGCTGGGGCGGACGTCCCGGCCGTCGTAACTGAAGATCAGCGGCTTCTCCCTGTGCGCCTCGAGGCTGGAAAGCAGCGCTGCGGACGAGAGCTCTTCGACCGGCAGCAGGGCGCCGACGGTCGATCGGGTATTGGCAAGCGTGTTCACGGCTGCTATCCTCATTTCAATGATTATTGAATTGTAGGATTATCGAAAGATGGAGGAGCGTCAAGCCCGAACCGCCTTCGCCGCGCTGTCGCAGGAAACGCGGCTGCGGATCGTGCGGTTGCTGGTGCAGGCCGGCCCCGATGGTATGGCGGCAGGGGCGATTGCCGAGGCGGTCGAAGTATCGCCATCCAACGTGTCGTTCCATCTGAAGGACCTCGAGCATGCGGGCATGATCGTGCCGCGCCGCGAGGCGCGTTCGATCATCTACTCGGCGGATTACACTGGCCTCCGCGAACTCATTGCCTTCCTGATGAAGGATTGCTGCGCGGGCCACCCGGAAATCTGCGCGCCGGCGCTCGCCGATGTTCAGTGCGGGCCGTCCACGGCCAAGAAAAAGGCGCGCGCCTGATGCACGGCTTCGACCTGCCGCGGCGCCTGGCGGCCGAGGGCCTCGGTACGTTGCTTCTGGTCGCAACCGTCGTGGGCTCCGGCATCATGGCCGAGACGTTGACCAAGGACGTGGCGTTGGCGCTGCTCGGCAACACCCTTCCGAC
Protein-coding sequences here:
- a CDS encoding DUF6428 family protein, which translates into the protein MNTLANTRSTVGALLPVEELSSAALLSSLEAHREKPLIFSYDGRDVRPSYHVTEVKTGSFRGLDCGANPESWSETFIQLWDIEEENRGHMPAGKFLAIIRKVDEAVGFDPQAKLTFEVSDGVRPMQIYRAERMDADDAAIRVYLSARPSSCKPRDRWLQEQQSCCAPKAKQPCCGG
- a CDS encoding metalloregulator ArsR/SmtB family transcription factor, producing MEERQARTAFAALSQETRLRIVRLLVQAGPDGMAAGAIAEAVEVSPSNVSFHLKDLEHAGMIVPRREARSIIYSADYTGLRELIAFLMKDCCAGHPEICAPALADVQCGPSTAKKKARA